The Musa acuminata AAA Group cultivar baxijiao chromosome BXJ1-3, Cavendish_Baxijiao_AAA, whole genome shotgun sequence genome window below encodes:
- the LOC135618661 gene encoding chromatin remodeling protein EBS-like, whose amino-acid sequence MAKTKPGRKDLDSYTIKGTNKVVRVGDCVLMRPAESEKPPYVARVEKIEADHRNNVRVRVRWYYRPEESIGGRRLFHGAKELFLSDHYDVQSAHTIEGKCVVHSFKNYTKLENVGAEDYFCRFEYKAATGAFTPDRVAVYCKCEMPYNPDDLMVQCEGCKDWFHPSCMGMTIEQAKKLDHFLCSDCDSENDASRSINGFPASSVSEPKAEPKRRKR is encoded by the exons ATGGCCAAGACGAAGCCTGGCAGGAAGGACCTCGATTCCTACACCATCAAGGGCACCAACAAGGTGGTCAGAG TGGGTGACTGCGTGCTGATGCGGCCGGCGGAGTCGGAAAAGCCGCCGTATGTGGCGCGGGTGGAGAAGATTGAGGCAGACCACCGCAATAACGTGCGGGTGCGGgtgcggtggtactaccgccccgaGGAGTCCATTGGCGGCCGTCGGCTGTTTCACGGTGCCAAGGAGCTTTTCCTGTCCGACCACTACGACGTGCAGAGCGCACACACTATCGAGGGCAAGTGCGTGGTGCACTCCTTCAAGAATTACACAAAGCTGGAGAATGTTGGCGCTGAGGACTACTTCTGCCGCTTCGAGTACAAGGCAGCCACAGGGGCTTTCACACCGGACCGTGTCGCGGT GTACTGTAAGTGCGAGATGCCTTACAACCCCGACGATCTCATGGTCCAGTGCGAGGGATGCAAGGACTG GTTCCATCCATCTTGCATGGGCATGACAATTGAACAAGCAAAAAAATTAGATCACTTTCTATGCTCAGATTGTGACTCCGAAAATGATGCTAGTAGATCTATAAATGGGTTCCCAGCTTCATCAGTTTCTGAGCCCAAG GCTGAacccaagaggaggaagaggtaa